One window from the genome of Microbulbifer pacificus encodes:
- the trpB gene encoding tryptophan synthase subunit beta, which produces MTKSSSPIDYGAYPDARGHFGEFGGRFVSETLISALDELQDMYQRLKNDPEFQAAFDYDLAHYVGRPSPLYLAERLSADVGGARIWLKREDLNHTGAHKVNNTVGQALLAKHSGKSRVIAETGAGQHGVATATVAARLGLKCAVYMGAEDVKRQSPNVYRMKLLGAEVIPVESGSKTLKDAMNEAMRDWVTNVDDTFYIIGTVAGPHPYPQLVRDFNSIIGREARRQSLEQFGQLPDALVACVGGGSNAIGLFHPFLADESVKMYGVEAGGDGIETGRHAAPLNQGIPGILHGNRTYLMEDEDGQIIETHSVSAGLDYPGVGPEHAWLKDIGRVNYVAINDEEALAAFRKLTRTEGIIPALESSHAVAYGLKLAATMQPEQNIVVNLSGRGDKDIFTVAAIDGIQV; this is translated from the coding sequence GTGACTAAATCTTCTTCCCCCATTGATTACGGGGCTTACCCGGATGCCCGCGGGCACTTCGGGGAATTCGGCGGACGCTTCGTGTCCGAGACTCTGATCAGTGCGCTGGATGAGCTGCAGGATATGTACCAGCGCCTGAAGAACGACCCCGAGTTCCAGGCGGCATTCGACTACGATCTGGCGCACTATGTAGGTCGCCCTTCACCGCTGTATCTGGCGGAGCGCCTGTCGGCGGACGTGGGTGGTGCACGCATCTGGTTGAAGCGTGAAGATTTGAATCACACTGGCGCTCACAAGGTGAACAACACCGTGGGGCAGGCGCTGCTGGCCAAGCACAGCGGTAAGTCCCGCGTGATCGCCGAGACCGGCGCCGGCCAGCACGGCGTGGCTACCGCCACCGTGGCGGCGCGTCTCGGCCTCAAGTGTGCGGTGTACATGGGTGCGGAAGACGTCAAACGCCAGTCACCGAATGTGTATCGCATGAAGCTGCTGGGCGCGGAAGTGATCCCGGTGGAATCCGGTTCCAAGACCCTGAAAGACGCCATGAACGAAGCCATGCGCGACTGGGTCACCAACGTGGACGACACCTTCTACATCATCGGCACCGTGGCCGGCCCGCACCCTTATCCGCAGCTGGTGCGGGATTTCAATTCCATTATTGGTCGCGAGGCGCGTCGTCAGAGCCTGGAGCAATTCGGCCAGTTGCCGGATGCGCTCGTCGCCTGTGTGGGGGGCGGTTCCAACGCCATCGGCCTGTTCCACCCGTTCCTTGCCGACGAATCTGTAAAAATGTACGGCGTTGAAGCGGGCGGTGATGGTATCGAAACCGGCCGTCACGCGGCGCCGCTGAATCAGGGTATACCCGGTATCCTGCACGGCAACCGCACCTATCTGATGGAGGATGAAGACGGTCAGATCATCGAAACCCACTCGGTATCTGCAGGTCTCGATTATCCCGGTGTCGGTCCCGAACACGCCTGGCTGAAAGATATTGGCCGTGTGAATTATGTAGCGATCAACGACGAGGAAGCCCTGGCGGCCTTCCGCAAGCTGACCCGTACCGAGGGCATCATTCCCGCGCTGGAATCCAGCCATGCGGTGGCTTACGGGCTGAAGCTGGCGGCGACCATGCAGCCGGAGCAGAACATTGTGGTGAATCTGTCCGGCCGCGGCGACAAGGATATCTTCACCGTCGCCGCTATCGACGGCATTCAGGTTTGA